In Zingiber officinale cultivar Zhangliang chromosome 6A, Zo_v1.1, whole genome shotgun sequence, a single genomic region encodes these proteins:
- the LOC121997045 gene encoding protein H2A.7-like, with translation MAGRGKAIGSAAAKKSTSRSSKAGLQFPVGRIARFLKAGKYAERVGAGAPVYLAAVLEYLAAEVLELAGNAARDNKKSRIVPRHIQLAVRNDEELSKLLGEVTIASGGVMPNIHNLLLPKKAGSSKAAAGDED, from the exons ATGGCCGGAAGAGGGAAGGCAATTGGCTCCGCCGCGGCGAAGAAGTCCACGTCCAGGAGCAGCAAGGCCGGACTCCAGTTCCCCGTTGGCAGGATCGCCCGATTCCTCAAGGCCGGCAAATACGCCGAGCGCGTTGGCGCCGGCGCCCCCGTCTACCTAGCTGCAGTCCTCGAGTACCTCGCCGCCGAG GTTTTGGAGCTCGCTGGGAATGCTGCAAGAGACAACAAGAAATCTAGGATCGTTCCGAGGCACATTCAACTAGCCGTGAGGAACGACGAGGAGCTCTCTAAGCTGCTGGGAGAAGTCACCATCGCGAGCGGCGGCGTGATGCCAAACATCCACAATCTCCTTCTTCCCAAAAAGGCTGGATCTTCCAAGGCGGCCGCAGGCGATGAAGACTGA
- the LOC121997046 gene encoding transcription factor ILR3-like, which produces MGSSDNANWFLNCPFIDDIPDAGADFAADNGGFYWDSRGLEPVSNTSVDIDSSFLNFGGFKDPGSAKRARSESSSKPSSKACREKMRRERLNDRFLELSSVLDCGNPPKTDKAAILSDAAQLVTQLRNEAQKLKDSNEGLLEKIKELKDEKNELGDEKQRLKAEKEGLEQQIKLLNAIPSYVPQPPLMPSPYAAQGLAPGHKLMVPFVGFSGFPMWQYMPPSDVDTSQDADNCPPVA; this is translated from the exons ATGGGCTCCTCCGATAACGCTAATTGGTTCCTCAATTGCCCGTTCATCGACGACATCCCCGACGCCGGCGCCGATTTTGCCGCCGACAATGGCGGGTTTTATTGGGATAGTCGGGGCCTCGAACCTGTTTCCAATACCAG TGTGGATATTGATAGCTCCTTTCTAAATTTTGGTGGTTTTAAAGACCCTGGCTCCGCAAAGCG TGCGAGATCAGAGTCTTCTAGTAAACCTTCTTCCAAGGCCTGTAGGGAGAAGATGAGAAGGGAAAGGTTAAATGATAG GTTCTTGGAATTAAGCTCAGTTCTTGACTGTGGGAATCCACCGAAAACAGACAAAGCTGCTATTTTAAGTGATGCTGCTCAGCTAGTGACTCAACTACGCAATGAAGCACAAAAGTTGAAGGATTCAAATGAAGGCCTCCTGGAAAAGATAAAAGAATTGAAG GATGAGAAGAATGAGCTTGGGGACGAGAAGCAGAGGCTGAAAGCAGAGAAGGAAGGTCTTGAGCAGCAAATAAAGCTTTTGAATGCAATACCAAGCTATGTGCCTCAACCACCTCTAATGCCGAGTCCCTATGCAGCCCAAGGACTAGCACCAGGGCACAAACTCATGGTCCCTTTCGTCGGTTTCTCCGGCTTCCCAATGTGGCAATACATGCCGCCTTCCGATGTCGATACATCACAGGATGCTGATAACTGTCCTCCTGTTGCTTAA